The nucleotide sequence TCATGGGTGACAATGTAACCCACATCATCCAGTTCAATTTGTCCCTTAAACAGGGAGGTGTTGGGCGTGTGACCGATCGCATAGAACAGTCCCCTGACCGCCAGAACACTCTCCTCACCAGTCTGAGTATTACGGATCCTGACTCCGGTCATCACAGTTCCTTCGCCAATCACATCCACTGCCTCCGTATGCCAGTGGACCGTAATGCGGGGATTCTTAAATACCCGGTCCTGCATCGCTTTACTGGCACGCATCTGTCCTGACCGAATCAGCATATGGACATGGTCACCATACTTGGTCAGGTAGAGCGCTTCTTCTGCCGCTGTGTCACCCCCCCCGACAATGGCCAGCTCAGCCCCCCGGAAAATGGGAGTTGCCCCATCACAAATGGCACAGGCAGAAATTCCCCGACTCCAAAACTCCCCTTCGCAGGGCAACCCCAGCCGTTTAGCCGTCGCACCCGTGGCAATGATGACACTATGGGCACGTACTTCCCGCTCTTCCGAACGGATAACAAACGGGCGTTGGCTAAAGTCAACCGAAGTCACATCCTCTGTATACAATTCTGCGCCCCACCGAAGTGCCTGCTCCTTCATCCGATCCATAAGCTTGGGGCCAGTGATGCCTTCAGGAAAACCGGGAAAGTTTTCCACCTCCGTTGTTGTCATGAGTTGTCCACCGGGTAGTCCCCCCGATTGAAACCCTTCAAACACAAATGGCTTGAGGTTCGCACGAGCAGCATAGATGGCAGCCGTATAGCCGGCGGGTCCAGAGCCAATAATGACCAAATTCTCAACAGTAGGGTTTGCCATAGGTTTTGAGCGAACTCATAACGACTACGTTTAGGCTAACATATTTTAAGTTCTGTTGAGAACTCTCTCAAGCAACTTATTTTCAGGCAACTTATTCTCAAGCAACGTGTGTTGTTGACGGTACACCCTGTCATCAATGACCCGGCAGTTGACTGAAGCTTGAAGGCAGAATTAATCAGGGTTTCGCCTTCTGCCTCCTCTCGATTTTGGATTTGCGATTTTAGACTTTGGATTCTGCCTTCTGCCTTCTGCCTTCTACCTTCTGCCTCCTGGCTTTTTGCATTAGTTCTTTGTGGTTGAAGTCAAGGCCAGTTCGATGCGATCGCCCTCTGGTTGACTGACATTGACCTGCACCCCTGGGGCAAAAAAGCGGGTCATCTTTTCCTGTTTCTGCTGCCAAGTGTCCAGGGAAATCTGGGGCGAATCAAATTC is from Leptothermofonsia sichuanensis E412 and encodes:
- the trxB gene encoding thioredoxin-disulfide reductase codes for the protein MANPTVENLVIIGSGPAGYTAAIYAARANLKPFVFEGFQSGGLPGGQLMTTTEVENFPGFPEGITGPKLMDRMKEQALRWGAELYTEDVTSVDFSQRPFVIRSEEREVRAHSVIIATGATAKRLGLPCEGEFWSRGISACAICDGATPIFRGAELAIVGGGDTAAEEALYLTKYGDHVHMLIRSGQMRASKAMQDRVFKNPRITVHWHTEAVDVIGEGTVMTGVRIRNTQTGEESVLAVRGLFYAIGHTPNTSLFKGQIELDDVGYIVTHDSVKTSVEGVFAAGDVQDHEFRQAITAAGTGCMAAMLAERWLSLHGLAQEFHQTEASERPAEEAVKKKTEAEQAVGFDMDATRHEGSYALRKLYHESDRLIMVKYASPQCGPCHTLKPILSKVVDEFDGKIHYVEIDIEQDPEIAEAAGVVGTPTIQFFKHKDKVGELKGVKPKSQYRETIQRLM